In a genomic window of Rubripirellula tenax:
- a CDS encoding DUF1559 domain-containing protein — MRSRHSGFTLVELLVVIAIIGVMVGLLLPAVQAAREAARRMQCSNHLKQIALACHNYQSAFKRLPPSAIVDLSVNATGNNGSWGVHGRILPFLEQGNIYETVDLSLAWDDQRLIDGLKVPVYACPSDPGSDQVRTFSDNRPSLYPTCYGFNFGRWFVFDPATEKSGDGMFAPNKFFDFRDCLDGTSHTLLTSEVKAWTPYQRNGGPSSTSLPETTAEAEMVVASGAQFKDTGHTEWPDGRVHHTGFTVTLPPNANVAFTIAGQTYPQTDFNSWQEGKDGSAGNPTYAAITSRSHHVGLVNTAKLDGSVSSITDSIDRTIWHALGTRNGHEVIEGDW, encoded by the coding sequence ATGCGATCCAGACACAGTGGCTTCACCCTCGTCGAATTGCTCGTCGTCATCGCGATCATCGGAGTGATGGTGGGTCTGTTGCTTCCGGCCGTCCAAGCGGCACGTGAGGCGGCTCGGCGGATGCAATGCAGCAATCACTTGAAGCAAATCGCGTTGGCGTGCCACAACTATCAAAGTGCGTTCAAACGACTTCCACCTTCGGCGATTGTTGATCTGTCGGTCAATGCGACGGGCAACAACGGTTCGTGGGGCGTACACGGCCGAATTCTGCCGTTCTTGGAACAGGGCAACATTTATGAAACGGTCGACCTTTCGCTGGCTTGGGACGATCAACGCTTGATCGATGGGTTGAAAGTTCCCGTTTATGCATGCCCGAGTGATCCAGGAAGCGATCAAGTGCGAACGTTTTCAGACAACCGGCCGTCGCTCTATCCGACATGTTACGGATTCAATTTTGGTCGTTGGTTCGTTTTCGATCCGGCGACGGAGAAGTCGGGTGATGGCATGTTTGCGCCAAACAAGTTCTTTGATTTCCGTGACTGTTTGGACGGCACCAGTCATACGTTGCTGACATCGGAAGTCAAAGCGTGGACGCCCTATCAACGTAACGGTGGCCCATCATCGACTTCGCTGCCCGAAACGACCGCCGAAGCCGAGATGGTCGTCGCCAGCGGAGCCCAGTTCAAAGACACCGGGCACACCGAATGGCCGGACGGTCGAGTCCACCACACCGGGTTCACGGTCACGCTTCCGCCTAACGCAAATGTTGCCTTCACGATCGCCGGGCAAACGTATCCGCAAACGGATTTCAATTCGTGGCAAGAAGGCAAAGACGGATCCGCGGGAAATCCGACTTATGCGGCTATCACTTCACGCAGCCATCACGTCGGGCTCGTCAACACCGCTAAGCTGGATGGCAGCGTGTCGTCGATTACTGATTCAATCGACCGCACGATTTGGCACGCACTGGGGACTCGCAATGGGCATGAAGTGATCGAAGGCGATTGGTGA
- a CDS encoding DUF1559 domain-containing protein yields the protein MNYPRISPIHKPLPSGHRRSFGFTLVELLVVIAIIGVLVGMLLPAVQAARESARRMSCSNNFKQIGLALHNYESAFKTLPPAGTLDADFSVQARILPYIEQSGLNDQLSFNVPAFSGNWAGKVPHPANAAAFANAVGTYLCPSDPAAATTTVTVSGNDYTYGGNNYLASFGSNRKQNYDFRWKTDGMFFSPHGVKFNHVLDGLSNTVIMSETVRSEGGDQTLPTGQLPRRPYTMTLNGSSGVSPALQTKQGMSAGGVWAAYLNADGLIENPDVAAIWNTFSNWRGGSSPAIRGRGMSWAFTGAINSMTNGYLSPNSPTPDIVTHWTGYFAPRSYHTGGALLLFADGSVHFLSDSTDTELHRDLHSANGHEVIQGFAP from the coding sequence ATGAACTATCCAAGGATTTCTCCTATCCACAAACCACTTCCATCCGGTCACCGTCGCTCGTTCGGATTCACGTTGGTGGAGTTGCTGGTCGTGATCGCTATCATCGGCGTCCTCGTCGGAATGTTGCTTCCCGCCGTCCAAGCGGCGCGCGAGTCAGCGCGGCGAATGAGTTGCAGTAACAACTTCAAACAGATTGGGCTGGCGCTTCACAACTATGAATCTGCCTTCAAGACACTTCCTCCGGCCGGAACGCTTGATGCAGACTTTTCGGTTCAAGCCCGCATCCTGCCGTACATCGAGCAGTCTGGGTTGAACGACCAACTCAGCTTCAACGTGCCTGCGTTCAGCGGCAATTGGGCCGGAAAAGTACCGCATCCCGCAAACGCCGCGGCGTTTGCGAATGCAGTAGGAACTTATCTATGCCCCAGCGATCCCGCGGCGGCAACAACAACCGTCACGGTGTCGGGCAACGATTACACGTACGGTGGAAACAACTACCTGGCCAGTTTCGGCAGCAACCGAAAACAAAACTATGATTTCCGTTGGAAGACGGACGGCATGTTTTTCTCGCCGCACGGCGTCAAGTTCAATCACGTTCTCGACGGCCTTTCCAATACGGTGATCATGAGCGAGACAGTACGCAGCGAAGGCGGCGACCAAACATTGCCAACCGGTCAACTTCCGCGAAGACCGTACACCATGACGTTGAACGGGTCATCGGGTGTCAGCCCGGCATTGCAAACGAAGCAGGGCATGTCGGCGGGCGGCGTTTGGGCGGCGTATTTGAACGCCGACGGGTTGATCGAAAACCCCGACGTCGCCGCGATTTGGAACACGTTTTCGAATTGGCGTGGTGGATCGAGCCCCGCGATTCGTGGCCGGGGAATGAGCTGGGCATTTACGGGCGCAATCAACTCGATGACCAACGGCTACCTGTCACCTAACAGTCCCACGCCCGACATTGTCACGCATTGGACCGGATACTTCGCGCCACGCAGCTATCACACCGGTGGCGCACTATTGCTGTTTGCCGACGGATCGGTCCACTTCCTAAGCGACAGCACGGATACCGAACTGCATCGTGACTTGCACAGCGCCAACGGTCACGAAGTGATTCAGGGTTTCGCACCATGA
- a CDS encoding PepSY-associated TM helix domain-containing protein — protein sequence MNDSPSTQSKPSGRRQWPDYASVWRWHFYAGVFCIPFVIVLSISGTIYLYRPQIEAWQERHYDQLPVDGRSPISLMRQVESAVASVDGGRFVLAERPHAFDDSDPTTSATRVIVDRGGDRLRIFVHPIDGSVLGTVEEDQRFVRVVRRIHGELLLGKRGSYLVELAASWTIVMVLTGLVLWLPRKFQLAGVVYPRWNAKGKSFWKDIHSVGGLWASGLIVFLVATGLPWSLFWGDYFKSIRKVTGTTHASSHWDNGSPKGEHANHEEKRPARSGSPPWRSPIPDPSTFHLSQIDRVAPFAQSLNWLPPITLAPPSNGGSIWTIKSETANRPHQQTLRYDAESQEPVGVETFADRHWVDRVVGQGIALHEGQRFGLANQLIASAVTGMLLILSVTGIVLWWRRRDSFGLSPPASISRHGRITDRISRGRCIGLGLAVIGLTIYLPLFGLSLVVVLLLDGLVFTRFTPLAIWLGRRCAAVGP from the coding sequence ATGAACGATTCACCCTCTACCCAATCGAAACCAAGTGGTCGTCGGCAATGGCCCGACTATGCGTCGGTTTGGCGCTGGCATTTTTACGCAGGAGTGTTTTGCATTCCGTTCGTGATCGTGCTATCGATCAGCGGAACCATTTACCTGTATCGGCCTCAGATCGAGGCGTGGCAAGAAAGACACTACGACCAATTGCCCGTGGACGGACGATCGCCCATATCGCTGATGCGTCAAGTTGAATCTGCCGTCGCGAGCGTGGATGGCGGTCGATTCGTTTTGGCAGAACGCCCCCACGCCTTCGATGACTCCGACCCTACGACATCGGCTACACGAGTGATCGTCGATCGCGGAGGTGATCGATTGCGAATTTTTGTCCACCCCATCGACGGATCGGTCTTGGGAACCGTCGAAGAGGATCAGCGGTTCGTCCGTGTCGTGCGGCGCATTCACGGTGAACTCTTGCTGGGAAAGCGAGGCTCGTATCTGGTCGAACTTGCGGCAAGCTGGACGATCGTGATGGTGTTGACAGGACTGGTGCTATGGTTGCCGCGCAAGTTCCAGCTTGCCGGAGTGGTCTATCCACGATGGAACGCCAAGGGGAAATCGTTTTGGAAAGACATCCACAGCGTTGGCGGTCTGTGGGCGTCCGGACTGATTGTGTTCTTAGTCGCAACCGGGTTGCCTTGGTCACTTTTCTGGGGCGACTATTTTAAGTCGATCCGCAAGGTGACGGGTACGACGCACGCCAGTTCGCATTGGGACAACGGATCACCGAAGGGCGAACATGCCAATCACGAGGAGAAACGTCCGGCCCGATCGGGTTCTCCGCCTTGGAGAAGCCCTATACCCGATCCATCCACATTCCATTTATCGCAAATCGATCGCGTGGCCCCGTTTGCACAGTCATTGAATTGGTTGCCGCCCATCACCCTTGCACCGCCCAGCAACGGCGGTTCGATTTGGACAATCAAATCGGAAACCGCGAATCGGCCGCACCAGCAGACGTTGCGATATGATGCCGAATCGCAAGAGCCGGTCGGTGTCGAAACGTTTGCGGACAGGCATTGGGTTGATCGTGTCGTTGGTCAAGGAATTGCCCTGCACGAAGGACAACGATTCGGCCTTGCCAATCAATTGATCGCATCGGCCGTGACCGGAATGCTGTTGATTCTGTCGGTTACGGGGATCGTCCTTTGGTGGCGTCGGCGCGATTCGTTTGGGCTCTCGCCGCCCGCGTCGATTTCTCGACACGGCAGGATCACCGATCGCATCAGTCGCGGACGCTGCATCGGACTGGGGTTAGCAGTCATCGGACTGACGATCTACTTACCGCTATTCGGGCTTTCGCTGGTGGTGGTTTTGCTGCTCGATGGGTTGGTCTTCACCAGGTTCACGCCCCTAGCGATCTGGTTGGGGCGCCGATGTGCCGCCGTTGGACCGTGA
- a CDS encoding serine/threonine protein kinase — protein MMLSISSTDIQLPSPLPTGLDRYADRKEMARGGNGLLYSGFDLIVGRTVAIKMLLPEHRLDRTFRRRLLREARVTAQLQHPGTVPVYEIGEDDECGIYYTMKRISGENFFNVLRSIAKGDEEVLRAFPLYRRIEIIQDVCQTLASAHVSGVIHRDVKPENIWVGNFGEVTLLDWGTAKVWGESMPFMTEPEGQRRNVIRDSASDDSVVHQTGDYDLPPLTPAEKMVGTPTYMSPEQIGNRDIDDRSDIFSVGICLYEAMAIAEPFRGADRDETFDNICSRQPTPPSERSPTRGIPELADDIFAKATSKQPSRRQQTMRELIADLDKLLQVVGQSPDP, from the coding sequence ATCATGCTTTCCATCTCCAGCACCGACATCCAGCTTCCTTCGCCGTTGCCAACGGGCCTCGATCGATACGCCGATCGGAAGGAAATGGCTCGCGGCGGCAATGGACTTCTCTATTCGGGGTTTGATCTGATCGTCGGACGGACGGTTGCGATCAAGATGTTGTTGCCCGAGCATCGTCTGGATCGCACGTTTCGCCGGCGACTGCTTCGCGAAGCACGCGTCACGGCCCAATTGCAACACCCCGGTACGGTGCCGGTGTACGAAATCGGTGAAGACGACGAGTGCGGCATCTACTACACGATGAAGCGGATTTCGGGCGAAAATTTCTTCAACGTACTGCGGTCCATCGCAAAGGGCGACGAGGAAGTGTTGCGGGCTTTTCCGCTGTATCGACGGATCGAGATCATTCAAGACGTTTGCCAAACGCTCGCCTCGGCGCATGTAAGCGGCGTGATTCACCGTGACGTAAAGCCTGAAAATATTTGGGTTGGAAATTTTGGTGAAGTCACATTGCTGGATTGGGGCACGGCAAAGGTTTGGGGCGAATCGATGCCGTTCATGACCGAGCCCGAAGGCCAGCGTCGCAACGTGATTCGCGACTCGGCTTCGGACGACAGCGTCGTCCACCAAACGGGCGACTACGATCTGCCGCCGTTGACACCGGCCGAGAAAATGGTCGGGACCCCGACCTACATGTCGCCCGAGCAAATCGGAAACCGCGACATCGACGATCGCAGCGACATTTTTTCCGTGGGAATTTGCCTGTACGAAGCGATGGCGATTGCGGAACCATTTCGAGGGGCCGATCGCGACGAAACGTTCGACAACATCTGTTCGCGTCAACCGACACCTCCGAGCGAGCGATCCCCGACGCGAGGGATCCCGGAATTGGCCGATGATATTTTTGCCAAAGCGACTAGCAAGCAGCCGTCCCGTCGACAACAAACCATGCGTGAGTTAATTGCCGATTTAGATAAGCTCTTGCAAGTGGTTGGTCAGTCGCCCGACCCGTAG
- a CDS encoding RNA polymerase sigma factor, with the protein MTGDASNVIDAADLSQLWNDHASRLLLIARSMGDARGVSLADDAVQEAFIALALQPKLPDDPFAWMVRVVRNQILSWHRSGGRRKNRESMLAKCDWFQTDVAAGIDADEVTQRLMHLNSPTREVIVMHVWGEMTFDAIAEVLQISRSSAHRQFTQGIDSLRQQLAPPDLATEVSHSERSS; encoded by the coding sequence GTGACTGGAGACGCATCGAACGTGATCGACGCGGCAGATCTATCGCAACTTTGGAACGATCACGCGAGCCGTTTGCTGCTGATAGCGCGGTCGATGGGTGATGCTCGCGGTGTGTCACTTGCCGACGATGCGGTGCAGGAAGCGTTCATCGCCTTGGCGTTGCAACCAAAGTTGCCCGACGATCCGTTCGCTTGGATGGTACGCGTCGTACGGAACCAGATTCTGAGTTGGCACCGATCGGGTGGTCGCCGAAAGAATCGCGAGTCCATGCTCGCGAAATGCGACTGGTTTCAAACGGACGTCGCTGCCGGCATCGACGCCGACGAAGTGACACAACGATTGATGCACTTAAACTCGCCAACTCGCGAGGTGATCGTGATGCACGTTTGGGGCGAAATGACTTTCGATGCCATCGCCGAGGTACTTCAAATTTCGCGGTCCAGCGCCCATCGCCAGTTCACCCAAGGCATTGATTCGCTGCGACAACAACTTGCCCCGCCCGACCTGGCTACGGAAGTATCCCATTCCGAGAGATCATCATGA
- a CDS encoding ABC transporter ATP-binding protein translates to MRLLRLAWGYRGWCAAMLVLQAVLMALAVMLVQIGGLAIDVIRFHAGDTPSMPTLPFGIRFPESWPAMTQVIALSGSMILIAVVRAALNYSYALVSGTLVHRKIVVDLRADVYAKLQRLSLRFYNDQPAGTIINRVTGDVQSTRTFIDGVLIQLSILVMSLVVYLFFMLRIDIGLTIVCLMTTPIVWWTSIRFSQAVRPMYDQTRHLFDALVLRVSESVDGVTVIKSLGRQSAEIARFKEANDLVQTQQQAVFVKVSRFGPSIQFLTQINLVVLLMYGGYLTSIDRLSLGSGLIVFAGLLQQFSNQVGNLSGLVGTVQQSLTGARRVFEVLDAAEEVVPPDDPWVPETVRGEIRFQGVWFQYGDGSPVLSDIVLKVRPGEKIAIMGAVGQGKSTLLSLIPRFYDPQCGTIEVDGVDVRRWDLPTLRRSVGLVLQEPLLLSNTIGANIAFGFPNASREQVRMAARLAAAHEFIEASPMGYDTMLGEFGMSLSGGQRQRLALARALLTDPAILLLDDPVSAIDPETEHEIVSAMNAASVGRTTLTVANRISTLRGADRIIILDHGRIVQEGSHEKLIDEAGHYRDVVLSQSSSESQP, encoded by the coding sequence ATGCGATTGCTGCGATTGGCTTGGGGCTACCGTGGTTGGTGCGCCGCGATGTTGGTTTTACAGGCGGTTCTGATGGCACTCGCCGTGATGTTGGTCCAAATCGGTGGGCTTGCAATCGATGTGATCCGCTTTCATGCAGGCGACACCCCGTCGATGCCGACACTTCCCTTTGGCATTCGCTTTCCCGAATCCTGGCCTGCGATGACGCAGGTGATCGCCTTGTCCGGATCGATGATCTTGATCGCAGTGGTCCGCGCGGCGTTGAACTATTCGTATGCGCTCGTTTCTGGGACTCTGGTCCATCGCAAAATCGTCGTTGATCTTCGAGCCGACGTTTACGCGAAACTGCAACGGCTAAGTCTGCGGTTTTATAACGACCAACCTGCCGGCACCATCATCAATCGCGTGACCGGCGACGTCCAATCGACGCGAACGTTCATCGATGGCGTTTTGATTCAGTTGTCGATCTTGGTGATGTCGCTGGTCGTGTATCTGTTCTTCATGTTACGAATCGATATCGGTTTGACGATTGTTTGTCTGATGACGACACCGATCGTGTGGTGGACCAGCATTCGGTTTTCGCAAGCCGTGCGGCCGATGTATGACCAAACCCGCCATTTGTTTGACGCACTGGTCTTGCGAGTATCCGAATCCGTCGATGGTGTCACCGTGATCAAATCACTCGGTCGCCAATCCGCAGAGATCGCGCGGTTCAAGGAAGCCAACGATCTCGTTCAGACTCAACAACAAGCAGTATTCGTAAAGGTCAGCCGATTCGGTCCGTCGATTCAATTTCTGACTCAAATCAACTTAGTCGTTCTGTTGATGTACGGCGGATACTTGACTTCGATCGATCGATTGTCGCTGGGCAGCGGGTTGATCGTCTTCGCGGGACTGCTGCAACAATTCAGCAACCAAGTCGGTAACCTGTCGGGCTTGGTCGGTACCGTTCAACAGTCGCTGACCGGTGCCCGGCGCGTTTTCGAAGTGCTTGACGCGGCAGAGGAAGTCGTACCGCCCGATGATCCATGGGTACCCGAAACCGTTCGCGGCGAGATCCGGTTTCAAGGCGTCTGGTTCCAATACGGAGATGGTTCGCCAGTGTTGTCGGACATCGTTCTAAAAGTGCGCCCGGGCGAGAAGATTGCGATCATGGGTGCGGTGGGGCAGGGTAAATCGACACTGCTGAGCTTGATTCCCCGGTTCTATGATCCGCAGTGCGGAACGATCGAAGTGGACGGCGTCGACGTGCGCCGCTGGGACCTACCAACGCTACGCCGCAGCGTCGGCCTGGTGTTGCAAGAACCGCTGTTGTTAAGCAACACGATCGGCGCCAACATCGCCTTTGGATTCCCGAATGCTTCGCGAGAGCAAGTTCGTATGGCTGCGCGATTGGCGGCGGCGCACGAGTTCATCGAAGCATCGCCGATGGGTTACGACACGATGTTGGGCGAATTTGGGATGTCGCTATCGGGCGGACAACGGCAAAGATTGGCGCTCGCGAGGGCGTTGCTGACCGATCCGGCGATTCTGTTGCTTGACGATCCGGTCTCGGCGATCGACCCGGAAACCGAACACGAGATCGTGTCGGCAATGAACGCGGCAAGCGTCGGACGGACCACGTTGACGGTCGCCAATCGAATCAGCACGCTGCGGGGCGCCGACCGAATCATCATTCTTGATCATGGAAGGATCGTGCAAGAAGGCAGCCACGAAAAGCTGATCGACGAAGCCGGCCACTACCGCGACGTCGTGCTCAGCCAATCGTCATCGGAGTCGCAGCCATGA